A genomic window from Deltaproteobacteria bacterium includes:
- a CDS encoding ATP-dependent protease, whose translation MDDAERVRRTLTNLPIFPLPGAVLLPHALVPLHIFEPRYRKMTRDCDEGLRVLALANIPDDRAAAERPARVLPVIGVGILA comes from the coding sequence ATGGACGACGCGGAGCGCGTCCGGCGCACCCTGACGAACCTTCCCATCTTTCCCTTGCCGGGCGCGGTCCTGCTGCCCCATGCGCTGGTGCCGCTGCACATCTTCGAGCCGCGGTACCGCAAGATGACGCGCGACTGCGACGAGGGCCTGCGCGTGCTCGCATTGGCGAACATTCCCGACGACCGGGCCGCTGCCGAGCGGCCGGCGCGGGTATTGCCGGTCATCGGGGTAGGCATCCTCGC